A genomic stretch from Nitrospira sp. CR1.1 includes:
- a CDS encoding TonB family protein: MTASALSVNNSILTSRSWGWFASLTAHLIVVAAIAFLMTDLRHALQPEPFRWDISMVAPPVPQIANKPSTPHPTPIPPKISEPLTPPKRAASSPHQQQITKTQQINQVIQSKPQVMQQEVRATEPVKQIETVAANATYSQPVYEQEVQFKSVERPVVTPESLAQSDTPPLIDHSSNVVSKALAVESEQGIKTADSSPIERVSLSDHSVETVHAPLSESSPVATEVPVTQKVSAIEQSPVSSAVVEPTLQASIQSTPAQVKHATKPDYGWLIEALWSRVERFKRYPYIARTNRWEGMVVLQAVISQEGKLLDLKVAESSGHQLLDQDAMDVMRKSCPLHLEHPLGRSQVVVNIPISYKLN, encoded by the coding sequence ATGACCGCGAGCGCGCTCTCTGTAAATAACAGTATTCTGACCAGCCGATCATGGGGATGGTTCGCCTCGCTGACCGCGCACCTGATCGTGGTGGCCGCGATCGCATTTCTTATGACGGATCTTCGTCACGCGCTTCAACCTGAGCCCTTTCGTTGGGACATTTCGATGGTCGCGCCTCCCGTACCACAGATCGCTAATAAGCCATCAACCCCACACCCCACGCCTATCCCACCGAAAATCAGCGAACCTCTTACACCTCCAAAGCGTGCCGCCTCTTCACCACACCAGCAGCAAATAACGAAAACGCAACAGATTAACCAAGTCATTCAAAGCAAGCCACAGGTTATGCAGCAGGAAGTTCGTGCTACTGAGCCCGTTAAACAAATCGAAACAGTGGCCGCTAATGCTACCTATTCTCAGCCCGTATATGAACAGGAGGTCCAATTTAAGAGCGTCGAGAGGCCGGTCGTAACACCAGAGTCTCTCGCACAATCGGACACCCCGCCGTTAATCGACCATTCTTCTAACGTGGTCTCGAAGGCGCTTGCGGTTGAATCCGAGCAGGGGATTAAAACAGCCGACTCTTCGCCCATTGAACGCGTGTCTCTTTCGGACCATTCGGTCGAGACGGTTCATGCCCCACTCAGTGAGAGTAGTCCCGTAGCCACTGAAGTGCCCGTGACACAGAAGGTGTCCGCCATAGAACAGTCGCCCGTTTCCTCTGCAGTTGTCGAACCCACACTTCAGGCCTCAATTCAGAGTACACCGGCGCAGGTCAAGCATGCCACTAAACCAGACTATGGCTGGTTGATTGAAGCATTATGGAGCCGAGTCGAGCGGTTCAAACGATATCCCTATATCGCGAGAACTAATAGATGGGAAGGTATGGTGGTGTTGCAAGCAGTTATAAGTCAGGAAGGAAAGCTCCTGGACCTTAAGGTCGCGGAAAGTTCCGGGCATCAATTACTCGATCAAGATGCGATGGATGTCATGAGGAAATCGTGCCCGCTCCATTTGGAACATCCGTTGGGCAGGTCACAAGTTGTCGTCAACATTCCAATCAGTTATAAGCTTAATTAA